A genomic stretch from Empedobacter stercoris includes:
- a CDS encoding type II toxin-antitoxin system RelE/ParE family toxin translates to MYFIEKTTDFDKWFRKLKDLRAKAKILVRIQKLEKEEHFGDCEPVGNGIREL, encoded by the coding sequence ATGTACTTTATTGAAAAAACTACTGATTTTGATAAATGGTTTCGTAAGTTAAAAGACTTACGAGCAAAGGCTAAAATTTTAGTTAGAATTCAAAAATTAGAAAAAGAAGAACACTTTGGAGATTGTGAACCTGTTGGCAATGGAATTCGAGAATTATAG